Part of the Prochlorococcus sp. MIT 0603 genome is shown below.
CAGTGACTATATCCACTGGTGATTCAGTCAAGTTTATAAACAATAAGCTTGCTCCTCACAATGCAGTATTTGAAGGTCATGAAGAATTAAGTCATCCTGACCTTGCTTTTGCGCCTGGTGAATCATGGGAAGAGACATTCTCAACAGCAGGTACCTACAACTATTATTGCGAGCCACATAGAGGCGCCGGAATGGTAGGCAAGGTTGTTGTTAATTAATTAATTTCAAATACCATAAAGAAGCTGGTTAATTTCTATTAACCAGTTTTTTTATGCAAAATCAACGTAATGACTTTTCAACCAATAAATTCTTGAATAACAGCATTTAAGTCTGAAAGGCAATTGTTTATATATTCGTAAAGAAAACCGAACTAATAGAAGTTTTCCGATCAATACGTATCGGTTTACCCAATATATAAATTCTATCAAACGAAGATAATCAGATTAAACATGTATTTTATATTATGATTGAAATAAAAACAGAGAATTTTACAGATTCAGCTTGGGCTTGTATAGTTTCTGCCCAAGATAAAGCTATAGGATCCTTTCATCAATATATTGAGACTGAGCATCTATTATCAGCAATACTTTCAACAAGTGAGCTCGCCAGTAAAATTATAGGGATAACTTCTACAAAGAAATTAATTGAAGCAATAAGTGATTTTATAAAGTCCCAACCAAGGATGAAAGATAAGCCTAAGGAGTTATTTATTGGGAAAGCACTTCAAAAAACAATGAATATTGCTAACGAAATAAAAGTATCCTTCAAAGATGATTTCATATCAATAGAGCATCTAGTACTTTCTCTATTAAAAGATGATAGATGTTGCAAAAACATGTTCGCTAATGAAAAAATAGATGAAAATCATTTAGTAGAAAAAATTCATGAGATCAGGGGAGAACATAAAGTGACTACAAAAAACCCTGAAAACAATTATGAATCCCTTAAAAAGTATGGACGAGATTTAACAAAGGAAGCAAGAGAAGGATCACTAGATCCTGTAATAGGAAGAGATGAGGAGATTCGTCGCACAATACAAATACTAAGCAGAAGAACAAAAAACAATCCTGTACTTATAGGAGAACCTGGGGTTGGCAAAACTGCAATAGTTGAAGGGTTAGCGCAAAGAATAATAAACAAAGACATCCCATCTGCCTTGCAAAATCGTCAAATCATCTCCCTTGACATGGGTTCACTTATTGCAGGAGCAAAATACAGAGGGGAATTTGAAGAGAGATTAAAAGCCGTTTTAAAAGAGGTAACTTCATCTCAAGGACAAATTATTTTGTTTATCGATGAAATTCATACAGTTGTAGGAGCTGGTGCAACTGGGGGTTCTATGGATGCCAGCAATCTTCTAAAGCCAATGCTTGCAAGAGGAGAACTTAGATGCATAGGAGCAACAACAATCTCAGAGCATCGTGAACACATTGAAAAAGACGCAGCTTTAGAAAGACGCTTCCAACAAGTACTTATAAATGAACCTTCAATTGAAGACACAATTTCTATACTTAGAGGCCTTAAAGAAAGGTATGAAGTTCATCATGGAGTAAGAATCTCAGACAATGCTCTTGTTGCAGCTGCAGTTTTGAGTAATAGGTATATATCAGAAAGATTTCTACCTGACAAAGCTATTGATCTGATAGACGAATCTGCCTCAAAATTAAAAATGGAGATTACTTCTAAACCAGAAGAAGTTGATGAGATAGATAGAAAAATAATTCAATTACAAATGGAAAAGCTCTCTCTAAATAGAGAATATGATTCGACAAGTAAAAACAAACTTATTGAGATAGAGGAAGATTTAGAGGGCTTAATCAAAGCACAGGATTCTTTAACGAAGCAATGGCAAAAAGAGAAGGCCTCTATAAAGGCCCTTTCAGAAATTAAGGAGGAAATAGAGAGAGTTCAACTTCAAATAGATAAAGCAAAAAGGAATTACGATTTAAATTGTGCAGCAGA
Proteins encoded:
- the petE gene encoding plastocyanin gives rise to the protein MIRSLIAASFAFLLALVFGVSSVQAKTVEVKLGTDAGMLAFEPSSVTISTGDSVKFINNKLAPHNAVFEGHEELSHPDLAFAPGESWEETFSTAGTYNYYCEPHRGAGMVGKVVVN
- the clpB gene encoding ATP-dependent chaperone ClpB — its product is MEIKTENFTDSAWACIVSAQDKAIGSFHQYIETEHLLSAILSTSELASKIIGITSTKKLIEAISDFIKSQPRMKDKPKELFIGKALQKTMNIANEIKVSFKDDFISIEHLVLSLLKDDRCCKNMFANEKIDENHLVEKIHEIRGEHKVTTKNPENNYESLKKYGRDLTKEAREGSLDPVIGRDEEIRRTIQILSRRTKNNPVLIGEPGVGKTAIVEGLAQRIINKDIPSALQNRQIISLDMGSLIAGAKYRGEFEERLKAVLKEVTSSQGQIILFIDEIHTVVGAGATGGSMDASNLLKPMLARGELRCIGATTISEHREHIEKDAALERRFQQVLINEPSIEDTISILRGLKERYEVHHGVRISDNALVAAAVLSNRYISERFLPDKAIDLIDESASKLKMEITSKPEEVDEIDRKIIQLQMEKLSLNREYDSTSKNKLIEIEEDLEGLIKAQDSLTKQWQKEKASIKALSEIKEEIERVQLQIDKAKRNYDLNCAAELEYGKLSSLQKKLNQTETNLLADDNNRGRKSLLREEVTENDIAEVIAKWTSIPVTKLTTSESLKLLNLEETLNLTVIGQEEAVRVTSNAIHRSRTGVGDPEKPIASFLFLGPTGVGKTQLSKSLAFELFDSKKAIIRIDMSEYMEKHSVSRLIGAPPGYIGYESGGQLSEAVRKNPYSVILFDEIEKAHGDVLNILLQILDEGRVTDNQGKVINFRNTIIILTSNIGSQEILEMQENKKQSIELERAIRSRLKKSFKPEFLNRLDEQIIFKSLNREDLFKIVELQLKRIVKRLSKLDLNLTFSEESVYWISKKGYDNIYGARPVKRVIQTEVENRLAKILLRNKAIANNTIRIDVINNKLTLI